The Mustela nigripes isolate SB6536 chromosome 11, MUSNIG.SB6536, whole genome shotgun sequence genomic interval AGGGGCGGGGGCGGTGCGTGGCGGCAGCGGAGCGTAGGGGAGGGGACgcgcagaggggaggggagccccGCCGCCTCCCTCCGCTCGCGGACTCGCTCCCTCCCGGGCTGCGGCTGCTGCAGCGGGGCGGCGGTGGCGGCAGCCGCGGGAGCAGTCTGGAGGCCGGCGTCGAGGTGAGACGGGGATGGACCGAGGCTGCGGGCAGGACTGTGCGCGGACGGACGGCGGACGCCGGGAGGGCTGCACGGGAATGCGGGCGCCCGGCGGACCGGGTGCTGGTGCCGGGCGCGCCACGCCAATGCGAGGAGGAGGCGCCTCCTCCTTCCCCCGGGGGCGAGGGAATCCCTGCGCGAGGGGCTGAGAAGGGGCTCGGAGGGACgcgcccaggtgccctgggcggggcgggggcgctgcGCCCCAGACGCGCAGTGGGAATGCTGCACCGGCGGGGCGccccgggagggagggaggacgcGAGGGAGTGGGACGTGAGTACCGGGCCTCTGCCCAGTGAGCCTGCCTGCCTGCGGGAGTGTGCCAGCGCCTGCACGGCTTGTTGACTTCGGGGTGCTGGCGCATCTGCTGGGATCTCGGAGTCTGGATCTTGCCGGGCGGGCCCAGGGAGAGAGCCTGGGAGGGTCCTGTTTACAAAAGGGTTAATCTTCCCAGGGCTCTCGGAGCAGAAGACTTTGAGCAGGGCACTCCTCGCCAGGGATGTCCCAccccaaggcaaaggaaaccccaacttttcttcctctccccagaggCAGCCCAACGCTGGCCCTAAGACAGGAGCAGATCCGTCTCCAGCTGCAGTGACGGGCGCCACGGCTTTCCTCCTCACCACACCTGTCTCCTCCTCTTTCAGGATTCTGCGGTCTCCGCTGCTCCAGCCGCTCCATCGAGgtcctctcccctgtcccctctcccctctcaagaTGGCAGCCAGCGGTTCTGAGGGCTCGGAGGTGAAGGGGGTAGAAGAGGGTCCCCAAACCCAAGGAGAAGGGCCTGGCCATTCTGAAGGCAAAACTGGCCCTCTCCAGGCCCCAGCTGGGGTCCCAGATGAGCCAGAGGCCCTGCAGCCAGGCCCAGACATCGCGGGGGCCCCTGTGGACTCAGAAGCCAAAGCTGGGCTGGCTCCAGCAACCACAGAGACCCCAGCTGGGGCCCCAGAAACAGCCCAGGCCAAAGACCTCAGCTCGAGTCCAGGAGGGGAGCCAGATGCCAACCCCAGCCCCGAAGAAGCATGCCAAGAGCCAGCACCCAAACCGTTAGAAGAGAATAAAGAGGTCACTGCAGACCAGGGGTCCGATCTGGGGTCCGGAGCCCCACCTGAGCCAGCCTCGGAGCCTGCTCCCCAGTCGGACCCGCAGTCAGACCTTCAGCCAGACTGCCAGCCAGGTTCCCAGCCCACCCCCAAGTCAGCTCTTCAGCCAGAGCCCCCTACCCAGGAGGACCCCACCCCTGAGGTCCTGACTGAGAACGCGGGGGAAAAGCAGGAGAACGGGGCAGTGGTTCCCCTGCAGGCTGGTGGCGGGGAAGAGGGCCCAGCCCCGCAGCCTCACTCGCCACCCCCCACCAAAACCCATCCAGCCAACGGGGCTCCTCCCCGAGTGCTACAGCAGTTGGTGGAGGAGGACCGACTAGGAAGGGCTCACAGTGGGCATCCCGGATCTCCCCGAGGTAGCCTGAGCCGccaccccagctcccagctggcagggtctggggtggaggggggcgaAGGCACCCAGAAACCTCGGGACTACATCATCCTCGCCATCTTGTCCTGCTTCTGCCCCATGTGGCCTGTCAACATCGTGGCCTTCGCTTATGCTGTTATGGTGAGCCCCCTGGGACCCCGGCCCAGGTCTGCTGTGGCTGCCAGTTTCCTGCCACCACTGGGACTGCACCCCAGGAGTAGTaccttgctttccctctcttctctgcatgGATCTCCCTTCCCAAGTATGGGGTCTTTTCTGGCCTCCCCCTGGGACCTTCCCTTCGGAGCCACCGCTGCCCTAGCCCATCAGGTGGGAGGGCGGGCAGGACAGGTTTCACGCCGCCTTGCTGACCTGTGCCCTCCCCCCCTTGCCTCTCCAACCCTCTTTCCCCCCTCGAACCACTGTCCATGGGGCCTGCCTGTCTCCTTGGGACAACTCTTTCACCTGAACCCTGCTGGGCTGCCGTCTCCTGACCTGGGCCCACGGTGCCGCACCCCTCACCCGCACCCCAGTCCCGGAACAGCCTGCAGCAGGGGGACGTGGATGGGGCCCAGCGTCTGGGCCGCGTGGCCAAGCTCTTAAGCATCGTGGCGCTGGTAGGGGGGGTCCTCATCATCATCGCCTCCTGCGTCATCAACTTGGGCGGTGAGTGGGGGTCTGGGACCGGCCGGGAGGAATGGAAGGGTGGGCAGGGGCAGCCTTACtaacccctgcccctgctctctcctgtCTGTGCTCCCTACTTCTCCTTTGTCTGTCCTTGTTCTACCCCCAccgtctgtctgtccctccctctcctctcccacagtGTATAAGTGAGGGGCTCTGCCCGCATTCCAAGACTTTTCTTCCTGTTGGGAGCTGCCTTGGGCCCATCCTCCCCTGGGGGGAGCCCAATGGATGGCCCAGGCCCGCACCCATAGGGACCAAGAGAGCCTGAGCGGCCTTGTTTACAGCTTCTTTCCTGCTCCTGCATCCTGCCAGGCTCCTGTGCCAGCCGTAggcctctcttctccctgcactTCTGCCTGCACCCCTCCAGCCTCGTGGCCTCCCTATCCCTGCACTTCTGGAAACCGCCCTGACCTGAACATCTCCCGGACTCTCTGCTCGCAGCCTTCCTGCACTCCTCCCGACTTCCCCAATCCCTGCGCCCCAGCCCCGGGGTCCCCCTTTCAACTTTCACTGTCTGGGCACCTTCCCccccattcctttcttccttctcccctttatcatctccccttccccctccacaccctctgcccccttcctcttcctgccttctctggAGCCTCAGcatcctctcctcctccctcccgccACCGATCTCTCTGCAAAAACTCCAGCACTTACTAGatcaggctggggaggggggcgatGTCAGGGGAGGGCTCCTCAGCCCGCTTCCAACTATTTTCTGCTGGGACCACCCAGGTCCTGACGCCCCCAGGGCGCCTCTGGGTCGCAGAGCTGGCAAGCCAGGCCTTGTCTGGGGACTTGGGCGGGGTGTCGCGCACGGTGGCTAGCTGTTGAGAGCATGCAccggggaggaggaaggggcgcAGGGGCGCGGCTGTTGACCCTTTCTGATTAGCCCGACCCGACCTGCCCCACTTGGGCTTTTAAACCGGCTCAGCGAGTTTCTTAAAGGCGTCGGGGCTGGGGTCATTGACGTGCTTTGTAACGAAAGAACCCCGAAATAGGACCAAAGCTCCCGCATGCCGGGAGCGAGTGAGGGGCGGGGAACTCTCTAATTATTTTCCAAGAGGACGAGGGAGATGTGAGGGAGATTTGTTGCACGCGACAGTCCGCTAGGGAGGCGGGGACTGAGCTACGACGCGGCTCGGAGTTGGcgggttttgttttctaaaaaataaaaaaaaaataataaaaaaaattttaaaagagagagaaagaaaaaaaaaaaaggcgtggggagggaaaaaaaaaaactaaaagtctttaaaaaaaaaaggatacatcaAACAGATTATCCCTTTTTGTATGCCGGATGCTGCATGAGTCTGAAACACCAATAAACGGAGACTGCATGAGACTCGCCTCCTGCCTCAGTTGGTCCTTCCGTCTGTCCGCCGCCGGGTCCCGCGGTCCTGCCCTCTTTCGGGCGGACTCGACTGGGTGTATGCGCATGCGCCCTCCCGGTGGCCATCTTTACTGTGGGCCGAAGCCCGTTGCGTCCGAGCCTACCTGCGCATGTGCAATCTTCCCCACGCTTCCTTTTTCCAAGTAGCTTCGGCTGGAGCGGAGCCTTCCGCGCCCTCTCTGTGCGCTTGCGCACTGTGACCCTGCGCAGCGCGGGAGGCGGGTCTTCGCTCCAGGTGCGGACGGCGGCTGGGGCGGCCGAACGGCGAGGTGCGGGCTAGGGCGCCCGGTGCAGGGgcggagaggggcagggggacggCGAGAGGAGCGGCCCCGCCCCTCTCCGGCCCGGAAAGCGGTGTCCGCTGCTCCCTGGGAGGGGACTCAGCGCCACCTCCTGGGGGCCGGCGGCCTCGTCGCTGGGGCGGCTGCTGGAGCCTGCTTGGTTGCAGACGCTCCCTGAGCTTCTGGGGAGCCCCATcccggggggaggggcacggGGGACCCCCCCAGCTTGTCCTCCTGCGTATCCTGTCATCGCAGGGCCCCTCCCCAGTAGCCTATGTCCCTCGTTCGTGGTCATGGAGACGTGTCGGCCACCGCGGCGGTGCCTCTGTCTGAAGAAGGGGAAGTGACCTCCGGCCTCCAGGCTCTGGCCGTGGAGGATCCTGGAGGCTCCTCGGCTCCGGCCAGGAAAGCCGAGGAAGAGGGGGACGGAGGCCGGGCGGAGACGGAGCATGCGGGGTCCGGGGCGGAGGAGATGCTGGGAGCAGCCCCCGGCGCGGAAGGGGAGGCGCCCGCCCCGGGAGAACCCGAGGACTGGTGCGTGCCCTGCAGCGATGAGGAGGTGGAGCTCCCCGCCGACGGGCAGGCCTGGATGCCTCCGCCCTCAGAGATCCAGCGGCTCTACGAACTTCTGGCTGCCCACGGGACCCTGGAGCTGCAGGCGGAAATCCTGCCCCGCCGGCCACCCACCCCTGAGGCCCAGAGCGAAGAGGAGAGATCCGATGAGGAGCCCGAGgccaaagaggaggaggaggagaagtgagGGCGCACCCTTGCACCCCGTTCCTGGGCTCGCTCCCTTGGTGCCAGAGATaaatggggaggggaggtgggcccCTGGAGCATGGAAAGTGAAGGGCTGGAAGGGGGCGGGGAGACCCGCGGGCTGGGGTGTTTGGGGAGACCACCCTCAGCCTTCCATTTCTGTCCACCCGTCCCAGACCGCACATGCCTACGGAATTTGACTTTGACGATGAGCCAATGACCCCGAAGGACTCCCTGATTGACCGCAGACGCACCCCAGGTACAGACATGggggagaggcggggggggggggcggtgaaggACCTCTAATCCCACTGACTGAAGGTGACTCCCTAAAAGAGGCCTGTGCTTGGTGCTTTGGGAGCTGCGCAGCTTGTGGTGGTAGCAGAGAGCATCCCCCAGTGGTGCCATGGTACCAGCTTGGAGCGGTCCCCTGTCTTCCTGTCCGAGACTTGCACAGGTGACCCTGTCAGGCTTCCCATTGCTTTCATCTTCATCTCCCCTAGAAGGTCAAGTCTTCCTGGTCATTCCTTATTATTTAGATCCTCATTCTCATATTGTTGGGGGACCCAACGGCCTTCCTGGAAGCTACCCTGGAGCcgttcttgatttctttttctctcatcccAACATCCAGTAGTAGCAAATCCTGTTCGTTCTGCCTCCACGTTTCCAAGCTCAGCTGCTGCCCTCCACCTTCCACCCCACACCCTCATCCAAgccattatttctctctctcatttattcattcacttacttattttttacggAAGCCATACCTGTGCATCTGattggggggcggggcggggaggcagagggcagagaatcttaagcacaagcagactccactcccagcacagagcccaacttgaggctcaatctcacgaccccaaggTCACGACtggagccgaaatcaaaagttggaagcccaccgactgagtcacctaggcgccccaagccATCTCTTTTGCCTGGATATTTGTGGTGGCACCTAACtagtctccctgcttccattctCAGCAACCAGAATGatcctttgaaaatataaatcacGACGCTTCTCTGTTTAAAACCCTCCAAAGGATTCCGTTGTTGGGGGAAGTATCATGTCAAGAGAATCCAAACACCACTACTTCCCCTGACTGTCCAGCCCCCCAGGGTTTCCAGagacatttatttccatttaaactAAGAGATCCAAACCTCTCATCATGGTCTCtaagtcctttctttctttgtttttttaaagactatttatttatttgacacagagagagatcacaagtaggcagagagcgaggaagaagcaggccccccgactgagcagagagcccaatgcgggacttgatcccaggaccctgagatcatgacctgagcccaaggcagcggttcaacccactgagccacccaggcgccctctaagtCATTTCTTTAACTCTATATTTCTGTCTTCCCGCTACCCCCCAGTTCCCTATACTC includes:
- the PRRT2 gene encoding proline-rich transmembrane protein 2 isoform X2, which encodes MAASGSEGSEVKGVEEGPQTQGEGPGHSEGKTGPLQAPAGVPDEPEALQPGPDIAGAPVDSEAKAGLAPATTETPAGAPETAQAKDLSSSPGGEPDANPSPEEACQEPAPKPLEENKEVTADQGSDLGSGAPPEPASEPAPQSDPQSDLQPDCQPGSQPTPKSALQPEPPTQEDPTPEVLTENAGEKQENGAVVPLQAGGGEEGPAPQPHSPPPTKTHPANGAPPRVLQQLVEEDRLGRAHSGHPGSPRGSLSRHPSSQLAGSGVEGGEGTQKPRDYIILAILSCFCPMWPVNIVAFAYAVMSRNSLQQGDVDGAQRLGRVAKLLSIVALVGGVLIIIASCVINLGVYK
- the PRRT2 gene encoding proline-rich transmembrane protein 2 isoform X1, which gives rise to MAASGSEGSEVKGVEEGPQTQGEGPGHSEGKTGPLQAPAGVPDEPEALQPGPDIAGAPVDSEAKAGLAPATTETPAGAPETAQAKDLSSSPGGEPDANPSPEEACQEPAPKPLEENKEVTADQGSDLGSGAPPEPASEPAPQSDPQSDLQPDCQPGSQPTPKSALQPEPPTQEDPTPEVLTENAGEKQENGAVVPLQAGGGEEGPAPQPHSPPPTKTHPANGAPPRVLQQLVEEDRLGRAHSGHPGSPRGSLSRHPSSQLAGSGVEGGEGTQKPRDYIILAILSCFCPMWPVNIVAFAYAVMSRNSLQQGDVDGAQRLGRVAKLLSIVALVGGVLIIIASCVINLGGSCASRRPLFSLHFCLHPSSLVASLSLHFWKPP
- the PAGR1 gene encoding PAXIP1-associated glutamate-rich protein 1; this translates as MSLVRGHGDVSATAAVPLSEEGEVTSGLQALAVEDPGGSSAPARKAEEEGDGGRAETEHAGSGAEEMLGAAPGAEGEAPAPGEPEDWCVPCSDEEVELPADGQAWMPPPSEIQRLYELLAAHGTLELQAEILPRRPPTPEAQSEEERSDEEPEAKEEEEEKPHMPTEFDFDDEPMTPKDSLIDRRRTPGSSARSQKREARLDKVLSDMKRHKKLEEQILRTGRDVFSLDSEDPSPTSPPLRSSGSTLFPRQRKY